The DNA window ACATGGATAATTAGGGCATTTTAAGCATAAACAGCTTTTAGGTAAAGGTTGAATTCTTCCAGTTAATCTTTCTAATTGATGAAGAGATAGATGTTTTTCCTCAATTAATTTAGCTAACTTAAGTTGTTGTTTTTTGTCATCAATAATAGCTAAACGCTCAGCATGCGATGGAGTTATAAATGTTTTACACGCGCGTGTAAGCTTTTTCTGAATGGCAGGATGGAGCTTATCAAGCAACCTTAATCTTTCATAAACATAACTGTCGCTTTTCCCAATTTTATGTGCAATCTCATGAATTGTCCAACCTTTAGATATAAGGTTTTTATAGCATTGAGCTTCCATTATAGGGTTTACTTTAATATTTCGCTGAAGGTTTTCAACAATATTCATTAGAAAAGCTTCTTCTTCTGAAACGGAAGCGATAACAGCTGGAATTAACTTTAAACCTAATTGTTTAACTGCTTCAAATCTATGTAAACCAAACACTATTTCATATCTTAAACCATCTTCTATAGGCCTAACCATTATAGGTTGAAGCAACCCATTAGCTCTAATAGATTCTATAAGCTCTTTAACAACTGTTTCATCAAGCTCTCTAAGCTTAAACCTGCTTGAACTAATTTTATTAACCTCAAGATAAATAATAGAGGAAGTTAACCCCTCAACTTTCGTCATGAAAGTTTTGCACCTATTAATTTTTCTTTAGCAAAGGCTGAATTTCGTTTCCGTTTTTATACAGCGAAACCAGCCCTATTCCAATGAAGAAAGAAGCAACTATTAATGCTCAGTATTAACGCCTTTAAAGGCGTTAACACCTTA is part of the Candidatus Bathyarchaeota archaeon genome and encodes:
- a CDS encoding ParB/RepB/Spo0J family partition protein, with the translated sequence MTKVEGLTSSIIYLEVNKISSSRFKLRELDETVVKELIESIRANGLLQPIMVRPIEDGLRYEIVFGLHRFEAVKQLGLKLIPAVIASVSEEEAFLMNIVENLQRNIKVNPIMEAQCYKNLISKGWTIHEIAHKIGKSDSYVYERLRLLDKLHPAIQKKLTRACKTFITPSHAERLAIIDDKKQQLKLAKLIEEKHLSLHQLERLTGRIQPLPKSCLCLKCPNYPCKLLKASKI